GTCGAAATTGCTTAATATCCTCGAGTAATCGCGAAAATCGTATCGTGAAAATCGGTGATTTTGGACTAGCTAGAGATATTTACAAGAATCAGTATTATCGCAtggtaaaaatacaatttaataaaaaaattaagataatataattatatgtgtctctctttttctctctctctctctctctatatatatatatatatatatatatatacatatgtccttctcgccatcttttttgcggcgggctgatactcgcgctggatttgccgatctttgtaaatcaatttctcaataattattccgaaaatcgcaaaatggtacaagacttttctattccatttaacccgctctacctgcaccCGAGAGGTGATACTGTCATTCtgagacactctgtatatatatatatatatatatatatatatatatatatagagagagagagagagagagagagaaataaattaatttaaactgtacataatttttaattcaaaaatatatagatgattTCAGTAAAAGATTTACTGTGTTAAAATTGTGTTTTAGAAAGGAGAAGCTCTGCTTCCTGTTCGTTGGATGGCACCAGAATCTTTGGTCGACGGAATATTTACCTCACAAAGCGATGTGTGGTCATTCGGAGTGTTACTGTGGGAAATTATGTCATTGGGTGAACAGCCTTACCttgtcaaaaataatgatCAAGTATTAGAGTATGTGCGTTCGGGGGGCAAGCTGCCGAAACCTCTCAACTGTCCACTGACATTGTACGAGTTGATGCAGCATTGCTGGAAGGTGGCGAACGATAGACCGAACTTCATGTTTTGTCTCAACAATATTGTATTCCTGAGAAGCAACACAGAAGACGCAATACTGAGCTCAGTGGATATCAGACGTGCAGAGATGAATTAAATCACAATTCtctaatgtttatattatatcatagaGCAATAAATGCTtgcaaattgataaaaaatgtcgattaaataatattgcagaataataaaaatattgtttttacttttgttcatattttataatatatttactgttatattaaattatttgttttattaattacagtgatcatgttaatatattaaaagattataatataaacttttaatatacagggtgtcccataaagattgaatcaacgttcgtgagcaggtagagcgcattaaactaaacagaaaagtcctgtaccattttgtgattttcggaataattattgagaaattaatttacaaagatcgacaaatccggcgcgagtatcagctcGCCgcaaaaaaagatggcgagaaggatgGCCCACTGCAAAAAAAATGGCGAGAAGAACGGcccaccgctaggccggtcgctaaataataattgctaatctattgttcttaacaacgcttctcgtctatgcccctggtaaccgcgagagaatggcgcctatttacgccgcgcgcgcttagcgacCGGCCTTAGGGCCGtctttctcgccatcttttttgcagcgagctgatactcgcgccggatttgccgatctttgtaaattaatttcttaataattattccgaaaatcgcaaaatggtataggacttttctgttcagtttaatgcgctctacctgctcacgaacgttgattcaatctttatgggacactctgtatacatGCTGATATCGTAATGGTTCTTTAATACACAAATATGACAAAAGTTAAAGCAAATATGTGGCAAGTCATAAATGActtattataagtaatatttacaaaaaaaaatttttgtgaataatttgttatttatgcaAACTGATAATACGAGTATGAGTATGGCTTATTTTAtgaagacaattttttatttagaaataagttTTTCATAGTTACACTACTTGATTTCGTcagattttacataataataaaatttatgtattataaattttatcttatcttgTTACGTTTcttgttatatgtatttaaggatgtttagtatttattttttaaaatataggaatttaataaaatttacacaaattgttctgatacatattcagaaacttataaaaaaacctggagttgactcactgaagcaatcaaaagttataaggattttaatttgcaatgaatttacccgtcgatttattataaatataattattttgtggatctaattataagtaaaagtattaatataattataaatataattatttacataaataagtataaatattattatttttgtcctttttagtccttaaattgatacgattacagattttctatcttataaaaaacctgtgatcatgttgatttaagagctaaattagatagaaataataataagaatttattaaaaatttgcaaaatatagtttaaatatagaggaaatatttgatcagataattttggtcaagtactgactagtttaaaagatattgaatataattttctcaatttcgttctattatccgagatgacatattatttattgtgaaaacatggcaacatagcattcagctgagccttcttttgacattttaaataacctatcttttcatctaaagaagcctctatatacaaacgtgtaagcgagaagcgactaggcctcatatgtcaatttgcaatttgaccaacttataaaaaattaccatgttgccacatttctttcttctcggagaaatgacaaattattaaatttatcaaagaaatagataaaaatcttctatattttgtcattatttactattataatatttattctgacattttaaattactctgtaagagtaaattcttttatttttataattcaaattttgtgctgtaatgttgaaatcgaggtaccgtcaatgataaaagtttctcattataatttaagaaacacgaaaattgtccgaaaaaaagcaacagaagttcgaaaatacatttctacactctagctatgaataaataataagattttatgcaatctttataataatcatatattaagatatatgagaaaagtatatattcgtcaatttcgactactttttgctccgattgtaggtgctaaacatccttaactCTTTAATGTACAGGAATACATTTGCGCGAGTATAAACACATATCAAGAAGAAACTGTCCATTGTTACGAGTCGTTTGGATTCAGCAACTAAAAGTATGCTTTTCGATTGTAGCCATAGAGTATTCCTTTCAAAGTTTCGTCGTTTAGCGACTGCATCAGAGAGTTATCTCTTATGGTTGCGCACTTATATAAATGGGgattgatcaattttttttaaataacttttttaataataattatattatacctttttttaataattattacgaaaatcataaaataataaaggacttttttttgcgatttaaCTTGATCTGTACATACACGAGAAGAGATACGGTTATTATAAGgtactttgtatatattacgaaataaaaaaatagattaaaaaataatttgaaattttatacatatatttataatttttctataatacgTATCTGGCATAAAAACCTGAATggttttcaaattaataataatataaagcaaatttttataataagtaatttcactatgtaaatatatggAACAATGTGTGTCACctataaacataaaagtaaGACATAAGTATGtgtttatttagttttaaattaacatcaTTAAAATGGTTTCTACTTTTTGGAACACATTCTTATAGTTTAACCTAGTCTAAAAGTTTTGCATTGTGCATCGCACTATATCTTGAAGTATTGACACAATTTCCTGacgagtaaaatttttaaattttctgggATGTATGATTTAATGATGAATACTTTTTAAGGTTTTAATGACgttttttctaaaagtaaaaaaacaattacttATGCTTtgcttatacatatgtttataaataacatgcactttctatatatttacataatgaaTTTTGTTAATGTTGAAATTGGCTTTATAATTACATGGAACTGGAATAAAGCTACCGCtcaaaaatcgaattttttaatgaacatttatattataataactgcaaacatataataattaaataagtacaTTTACTACttcaaaaacataaaaattacatctacATGAtggatgataaattttttttttacacagcAACAGTTAAAATTtaccttaaaaaatttataattatacataagtaATATCATccgttttttcaattattcatcATTCATAATTCAATCATGTTTTTAATTGAACATTTTGACAAACTACTAAAGATTGATTACACGTGTATAACTTTTCTTGATACAATTAAAGATactatacaaattattttgtattaaatattgttaagaaAAATACCCTACTTTTTATCAgcaaatttacaatttgatcataaaataattatgattgatTATAAGAAAGAGTCTCAAAAAGTAACATATCCAaggataaatattcaatttacatACACAGAGAAGACAGGCATGAATGCGACATGTTAGAAAGCATCTATCAAGAAACATGAAGATATATTGATTCGATTAGTGTATCTGATTCATTGAGAAGATGgtgtaaaatattgatagcTGTTGGTCACTACTAGTCGAGAATAACGTCAAAGGCGATCGAGTAcaaacatttaaaagaaaaaatattattatgttaaaaatgttaaaaatattatgtgttttattgAAAGTGTTAATGTTTACGAAAGTGATTTGTTTCGAGgaaagtatttttatgtattttctctgatttaattttatgccaATAAGAGATTTTAacacaaagaaaattaaatgtgataaattgtagataatagattacttattttaatgattgtacttataattaaagatattttaacgatataaaaagacataaaatttgTTGATTTTGCGTCACACATTTAAaagtcaatattatataatacaaaattaattgagacagaatattaaaatttaaatgtaaaagtaaaaattttttaatataaattattaacataaattatttcatttattcttTGCTACACTGTTATATTAAACACACATGTGATACTTttgttaaacataattttttattaatttaaaaatttttttgtttttctttatataccTATTTgtgtttattcatttttatgtaaaacttaaagtaaattattgtttatttaataatattttaatgtagaaaattcatttctttgagttaaaataaattacgtcACGCAACagctattaaatttaaagtagaaaatcggtacagaaaaattttaaattggtcTTCATCAATTAGGATCAATAGACAACTCAATATGCGCAACAGCTGTCACTTgctatatgcatatttatttgctattttttacttattgtatttttttcactaaAGATAAtgcaaacattatatataatatttatttgaaaacacatgttaaatatataatttgtgaaatattaaatatattgaatacacATTAACACGAATGTAAATAATGGACAGATCGACGTAAGTGAAGCAAAATAATCCGCcgtataaagtaaattatttacaaattgaaCGTGATTTCTAACGCATTTCTAACAAAGctaaaaattgctttaaaatgttatgaatatgtatttatggcatatttattaatttctatatttagaattatttaattattttgttaatttatattcatttgggaaacaaatttatatctaattgcccattttttttcatgcgaTTCAACTTACAAACTATACAATGTATGCTCAACAGGATATCGTCTTCAAGATTAATAATCACTACATATTATTGAACATCTTTTCTGACAATTtgactatattaaataaaactggtAAGACTTTATTTGCAGACAATCGTTAAAATCtactgataaattataataaaataaaatgtgtgtataaaatattgtcaaaataaaattgagtcacaataaacttataaaaataatttaacttcttacaaggaaataaaaattaaatcaaaagaaatatctctcaacaacaacaaaaatataaataaaaaatttcattgtcAAGAATAGAAAATAAGTTAATCTCATTATTTTGCTAGTTACGTTATTTGTAAGCAGTCACGaatcttacatttttaattcttaatcaataatcagtaaaatttcaagaaataataaacgcACTGTAACCGCATTGAAAGATTTCTAttcattataacataatatttttctctgaaatatttttattttctaataagattttctttctttttgcttAATTACTAATAGTGTGTTTCTAAATCTTGAAAACACAAAATacttcatattatttaattattttgaaaatcaataCTGTGGCcattgattaattttgtatcataCTCTGTAGCTTATGttcttatttctctttttatttagaaaaatgctTGTTATCTGAACTTACTTATAATAtagtacttttttattaatatttcaaaaacttttcccactttatcttttttcaactATTGAAATCAGAAgtcttatacataattatgatGTATCATGAGATTTTGAAAGCTCTatgaagatataattatatgtatattctcgattcttttatataattacacaaagTTTAAAAATCTGCAGACATATTTCCAAGCAAGTCAACATTTCCCAGGGCATTCTTGTATTTTGGCAATAAATTAAACGAGGAAACAACATTTCTGTGACatttagaaaagaaatctATATCCTTAActtgttatataattcttaactTGTTATgcttgcatatatgtatacagggtgtccgaaaCAGATGGGAACccttgaatattttgaaaaatataagttttatcaaaaaaatgtttcagacaaaagttgtaagGTTTGAAAAGGTCTATTTACTGAACCTATCAGGTTGACCTTGGATGGTGTCGCCAAAGTCAGACCAAGgtcatcttgaattttttaaatgggacacccgatatattattgcatattcttgtagtttacctcgagagctttccaaaacactatgataaaatgttttttcattaaacacttttcgtgttataaggcttcaaagttgcaatattttgacataaaatacaagatatctcgtaaaatattcatttctcgattattttaccctaatacttttatgcacaaaataatgagacgaatcaattagtgtaattaaaacacataattatgttaaagtaaaaatgtgtaactgttagttgcaaattcagattttttcttaaagataactatgtgttttaattacactaATTGATAGCTCTCGTGAGCCAAATGTCGTAAGAGTTGATCAATCGTATccgattattcttctctaaagtcaactgtgattggttaaCTCTTCCGACGTCCGATATACGACAACTATTATAGGACTAATTAAAAGAATGCATGCTACAAAAGTCACTTTTTTAGAAATGGAACATAAGATTTACGTGTTTGGGAACAATTCTAAGGAGCTATCGATATGTGAATTTGGTCTaagtgcaattaaaaataataattgtacaataataattaacttcCACTATTTTCGGACAAATCTCAAAATCGATTTGGTGGCAAGAAATCTTTATTGGACGCAACCTAACTATGAAGACAAAACTACGAAGATTATGAAGCTAGATTTAGCATTGTGGCAAACTGGAATAGTCAAAtacgataatattttacaaaggaataaaagaattcaatttttaaatgtgcTGCCTTCTTTAGGGTACATTAAATTTCATCCATCTACAGAAATAACTTTgctatcttttaattaacaagTTTGCGacatatgattaataaatagttttacacacaacgataaattttgttaagcATTATATTTACTAACATTAGCAAATGTATAGTACCTACTAAAGAGCAAAGAAAGTTGTAACAGAAGATAAACGTGACTTACCGGTATCACACAGTAATGTCACAAACGTGTTACAatttgtttcataatttttcattaatttaatatgatttgtattaaaaatcataaattaagaaatcataaattgacagaattataaaaattttaaataatcacatAGGTTCTGTGCATGCGTGTGTGATATACAGTTACAATAATGTTTTAGagaataatatgatttttctttcaggTATCTTTACTGGGTGGAAAGAAATTGGTCAACTGATGAATATAAAGTAATGCAATCGGATCTCAAtgggaaagaaataaaacctTTTTACTGggaaaatatatgtttcagTACATATAATTCAGCGGATTTCTATATAGAAcaatttgaagaaatatacGCCATGAAGATTGACAACACGAATATTGACAAGCCACTAATATATTGGATAGTAAAGAAAGaatcaaaaaattacttaattgtAACAGACATCTATGGTTGTAGATATCATTTGATTTTAACGATTGAATACGATAGTATAgattccttaaaaattatgatggaCAAGATAAACCTTTACTTGTACGATGAATACGACCAAGACACCTtttacattttagaaaaaaagtatgcaCTTCTCGAAAGCAAAGAAAACGCATCAAAATATGTTCAAGAAGttaatatttcagattatTATGTAAGTGAAATCATAGCTATGAGTAATTCTGTACAACCATATCCTTCGACGAGGTGTTTACTACCTGACATAGAAGAATTTCAAtctaaagttattaattttttaaaagaaaagacgaCAACTACAAACTACAGCATCGTTCTAAACATCCCGGAGTCGGTTCCCGTTGACGgatgtaagaaatataacttaGCCACCACTATATATATCATCTCCGTGAGATATCAAACTTGTTTGAACAATGATCCTGACGAATTTGACGAATTCTACGTGAAAACATACAAACGGCATTacgaaatacaaaatttaactcCGCTCACAACGTACAAAttgaaatttgcattaaacaATTTCTATGTCGACAAGTTATCAATGGAATTGGAATTTGGCACAGATGTAATATTAGAAACTACCCCTGGCAAGCTCAACGTACCGGAAAATGTGATAGTTCAAGTTCTAACGCCTACTCTGGCGGTAGTCTATTGGATGCCACCGAAAAACATAAACTGCGTGGCAGTAACCTATGAGGTGCATTGGGTTACAAcctttttttcatatagagaagtaattattaaacatatatacgaCAAACACCCTATCAGTAAATCCGAACGTACAACAGATGGCAAGCATTTCCTGACAAGTCGTCCGCTGATGCCAggccaaaaatattttgcatatgtgcgtgtatatccagttaatttcagcaatttttttaaagacagTTTGAAGAAAAGTGTTTACATGTATCCAAAACCAAATAATTTGACTTTGAGCGGGTCCAGTgcaaatagtataaatatctCGTGGAATCTCAGCGATAATATAACCCATTATACATTAAAGTACAAGCAAGTTGGAAtgcaaatatggaaaattgcaaacaatactgagacatataattatacagtagAATTCTCTA
This sequence is a window from Anoplolepis gracilipes chromosome 10, ASM4749672v1, whole genome shotgun sequence. Protein-coding genes within it:
- the LOC140670488 gene encoding proto-oncogene tyrosine-protein kinase ROS-like isoform X2, with translation MYAQQDIVFKINNHYILLNIFSDNLTILNKTEMEHKIYVFGNNSKELSICEFGLSAIKNNNCTIIINFHYFRTNLKIDLVARNLYWTQPNYEDKTTKIMKLDLALWQTGIVKYDNILQRNKRIQFLNVLPSLGYLYWVERNWSTDEYKVMQSDLNGKEIKPFYWENICFSTYNSADFYIEQFEEIYAMKIDNTNIDKPLIYWIVKKESKNYLIVTDIYGCRYHLILTIEYDSIDSLKIMMDKINLYLYDEYDQDTFYILEKKYALLESKENASKYVQEVNISDYYTTTTNYSIVLNIPESVPVDGCKKYNLATTIYIISVRYQTCLNNDPDEFDEFYVKTYKRHYEIQNLTPLTTYKLKFALNNFYVDKLSMELEFGTDVILETTPGKLNVPENVIVQVLTPTLAVVYWMPPKNINCVAVTYEVHWVTTFFSYREVIIKHIYDKHPISKSERTTDGKHFLTSRPLMPGQKYFAYVRVYPVNFSNFFKDSLKKSVYMYPKPNNLTLSGSSANSINISWNLSDNITHYTLKYKQVGMQIWKIANNTETYNYTVEFSIENLLPGILYKFCLILRYCNYKEEFRWPPDGEFDFKTHESTEISATEYDLLIISIILGFVIAVIYTCYLYYLHRRRRSTEQVLFSTMTNIELATLYEIPYGHVQFNTLYAHRLQYNRNELALTVVEKKQITLIKLVGSGAFGKVFQGTVKNLEGGSDTMPVAIKMLRSNASSSQITEFLREAKLMGHFHHRHLLRLLGICIDGDSPWLILELMEVDLLKYLRESRILSPLDLHALRLQDLLAMCEDIARGCCYLEKLHFVHRDLACRNCLISSRNRENRIVKIGDFGLARDIYKSQYYRMKREGLLPVRWMAPESLIDGIFTSQSDVWAFGVVIWEIMSLGEQPYPAKNNDQVLEYVRSGGKLSKPLNCPLTLYELMQHCWNVANDRPNFVFCLNNIVSLRNSTEDATLGSVDIISAEVN
- the LOC140670488 gene encoding proto-oncogene tyrosine-protein kinase ROS-like isoform X1, with product MYAQQDIVFKINNHYILLNIFSDNLTILNKTEMEHKIYVFGNNSKELSICEFGLSAIKNNNCTIIINFHYFRTNLKIDLVARNLYWTQPNYEDKTTKIMKLDLALWQTGIVKYDNILQRNKRIQFLNVLPSLGYLYWVERNWSTDEYKVMQSDLNGKEIKPFYWENICFSTYNSADFYIEQFEEIYAMKIDNTNIDKPLIYWIVKKESKNYLIVTDIYGCRYHLILTIEYDSIDSLKIMMDKINLYLYDEYDQDTFYILEKKYALLESKENASKYVQEVNISDYYVSEIIAMSNSVQPYPSTRCLLPDIEEFQSKVINFLKEKTTTTNYSIVLNIPESVPVDGCKKYNLATTIYIISVRYQTCLNNDPDEFDEFYVKTYKRHYEIQNLTPLTTYKLKFALNNFYVDKLSMELEFGTDVILETTPGKLNVPENVIVQVLTPTLAVVYWMPPKNINCVAVTYEVHWVTTFFSYREVIIKHIYDKHPISKSERTTDGKHFLTSRPLMPGQKYFAYVRVYPVNFSNFFKDSLKKSVYMYPKPNNLTLSGSSANSINISWNLSDNITHYTLKYKQVGMQIWKIANNTETYNYTVEFSIENLLPGILYKFCLILRYCNYKEEFRWPPDGEFDFKTHESTEISATEYDLLIISIILGFVIAVIYTCYLYYLHRRRRSTEQVLFSTMTNIELATLYEIPYGHVQFNTLYAHRLQYNRNELALTVVEKKQITLIKLVGSGAFGKVFQGTVKNLEGGSDTMPVAIKMLRSNASSSQITEFLREAKLMGHFHHRHLLRLLGICIDGDSPWLILELMEVDLLKYLRESRILSPLDLHALRLQDLLAMCEDIARGCCYLEKLHFVHRDLACRNCLISSRNRENRIVKIGDFGLARDIYKSQYYRMKREGLLPVRWMAPESLIDGIFTSQSDVWAFGVVIWEIMSLGEQPYPAKNNDQVLEYVRSGGKLSKPLNCPLTLYELMQHCWNVANDRPNFVFCLNNIVSLRNSTEDATLGSVDIISAEVN
- the LOC140670488 gene encoding proto-oncogene tyrosine-protein kinase ROS-like isoform X3 → MQSDLNGKEIKPFYWENICFSTYNSADFYIEQFEEIYAMKIDNTNIDKPLIYWIVKKESKNYLIVTDIYGCRYHLILTIEYDSIDSLKIMMDKINLYLYDEYDQDTFYILEKKYALLESKENASKYVQEVNISDYYVSEIIAMSNSVQPYPSTRCLLPDIEEFQSKVINFLKEKTTTTNYSIVLNIPESVPVDGCKKYNLATTIYIISVRYQTCLNNDPDEFDEFYVKTYKRHYEIQNLTPLTTYKLKFALNNFYVDKLSMELEFGTDVILETTPGKLNVPENVIVQVLTPTLAVVYWMPPKNINCVAVTYEVHWVTTFFSYREVIIKHIYDKHPISKSERTTDGKHFLTSRPLMPGQKYFAYVRVYPVNFSNFFKDSLKKSVYMYPKPNNLTLSGSSANSINISWNLSDNITHYTLKYKQVGMQIWKIANNTETYNYTVEFSIENLLPGILYKFCLILRYCNYKEEFRWPPDGEFDFKTHESTEISATEYDLLIISIILGFVIAVIYTCYLYYLHRRRRSTEQVLFSTMTNIELATLYEIPYGHVQFNTLYAHRLQYNRNELALTVVEKKQITLIKLVGSGAFGKVFQGTVKNLEGGSDTMPVAIKMLRSNASSSQITEFLREAKLMGHFHHRHLLRLLGICIDGDSPWLILELMEVDLLKYLRESRILSPLDLHALRLQDLLAMCEDIARGCCYLEKLHFVHRDLACRNCLISSRNRENRIVKIGDFGLARDIYKSQYYRMKREGLLPVRWMAPESLIDGIFTSQSDVWAFGVVIWEIMSLGEQPYPAKNNDQVLEYVRSGGKLSKPLNCPLTLYELMQHCWNVANDRPNFVFCLNNIVSLRNSTEDATLGSVDIISAEVN